The proteins below are encoded in one region of Mycobacterium pseudokansasii:
- a CDS encoding YihY/virulence factor BrkB family protein codes for MSDQTPKPSRHHIWRISLRTLSKSWDDSIFSESAQAGFWSALSLPPLLLGMLGSLAYVAPLFGEDTLPAIEKTIISTAHSFFSPSVVNEIIEPTIRDITANARGEVVSLGFLISLWAGSSAISSYVDAVVEAHDQTPLRHPVRQRFFALFLYVVMLVFLVAAAPVAVVGPRKVSDHIPANLANVLHYGYYPALIAGLTVGVIILYRVALPVPLPTHRLVIGAVLATAVFLIATLGLRFYLRWITSTGYTYGALSTPIAFLLFAFFGGFAVMIGAELNAAIQEEWPAPATHAHRLRNWLRTRTATITGTAD; via the coding sequence ATGAGCGACCAAACGCCAAAGCCGTCCCGCCACCACATCTGGCGAATCAGCCTTCGGACGCTCTCCAAGAGTTGGGACGACTCGATCTTCTCCGAGTCAGCGCAAGCAGGTTTCTGGTCGGCACTGTCCCTTCCGCCCTTGCTTTTGGGGATGCTGGGCAGCCTGGCCTACGTGGCTCCGCTATTCGGCGAGGACACCTTGCCCGCGATCGAAAAAACCATCATTTCGACCGCCCACAGCTTCTTCTCACCCAGTGTGGTCAACGAGATCATCGAGCCGACCATCCGCGACATCACCGCCAACGCTCGCGGCGAGGTGGTGTCGCTGGGCTTCTTGATCTCATTGTGGGCAGGATCGTCGGCAATCTCTTCCTACGTCGATGCCGTGGTGGAGGCTCATGACCAGACTCCGTTACGCCATCCGGTGCGGCAACGGTTCTTCGCGCTGTTCCTGTACGTGGTGATGCTGGTGTTCCTGGTGGCCGCGGCGCCGGTGGCGGTGGTGGGCCCGCGGAAGGTGAGCGACCACATTCCGGCCAACTTGGCCAATGTCCTGCATTACGGCTACTACCCGGCACTGATCGCGGGCCTGACGGTGGGGGTGATCATCCTCTACCGCGTCGCTCTGCCGGTACCGCTGCCGACACACCGACTGGTCATCGGCGCAGTGCTGGCCACCGCGGTGTTCCTGATCGCGACACTGGGTCTACGGTTCTATCTCAGGTGGATCACCAGTACGGGCTATACCTACGGCGCGCTGTCCACGCCCATCGCGTTCCTGTTGTTCGCGTTCTTCGGTGGTTTTGCGGTCATGATCGGAGCCGAACTCAACGCCGCGATCCAAGAGGAATGGCCGGCGCCGGCCACACACGCACATCGGCTGCGCAACTGGCTCAGGACCCGCACCGCCACCATCACGGGAACGGCCGACTAG
- a CDS encoding DUF7455 domain-containing protein — protein sequence MNATLTSPELTRADRCDRCGAAARVRAKLPSGAELLFCQHHANEHEAKLIELSAVLEVSGN from the coding sequence ATGAACGCAACGTTGACCAGTCCCGAGCTGACTAGAGCCGACCGCTGCGACCGCTGTGGCGCAGCAGCGCGGGTGCGCGCCAAGCTGCCTTCCGGTGCCGAACTTCTCTTCTGCCAGCACCACGCCAACGAGCACGAAGCGAAACTGATCGAGCTGTCGGCCGTGCTGGAGGTCAGTGGAAACTAG
- a CDS encoding DUF952 domain-containing protein: protein MPSTPAVLVHMCAAAEWSSARRRGGFRPGSATGFIHLSTPEQIHLPANRLFHGRRDMVLLYIDPAALDSPVRWEPGTVADPDWMLFPHLYGELPARAVMSVVAYPPAVDGTFSPISGPHAST from the coding sequence ATGCCGTCCACTCCTGCGGTGTTGGTGCACATGTGTGCGGCCGCCGAATGGTCGTCCGCCCGCCGCCGCGGCGGCTTCCGTCCCGGATCGGCTACCGGGTTCATCCATCTGTCGACGCCTGAGCAGATACATCTGCCGGCCAATCGGCTCTTCCACGGCCGTCGTGACATGGTCCTGCTGTATATCGACCCGGCAGCGCTCGATTCGCCCGTGCGTTGGGAGCCGGGAACGGTAGCGGATCCGGACTGGATGCTGTTCCCGCACCTGTACGGCGAGCTTCCGGCACGGGCGGTGATGAGCGTCGTGGCCTACCCCCCGGCGGTCGACGGCACCTTCTCGCCGATTTCGGGACCTCACGCATCCACATAG
- a CDS encoding RidA family protein, whose product MSATRRCISSGSDYESAVGYSRAVRVGPHVAVAGTTGSGSDIVAQTRDALRRIEAALGQAGAGLADVVRTRIYVTDISRWREVGDVHAQVFGGIRPAATMVEVSALIAPGLLVEIEADAYVDA is encoded by the coding sequence ATGTCAGCAACCCGCAGGTGTATCTCCTCCGGATCCGACTACGAATCGGCCGTTGGCTATTCGCGCGCGGTGCGCGTTGGCCCGCATGTGGCAGTGGCCGGCACCACCGGCAGCGGCAGCGATATCGTCGCGCAGACCAGAGACGCCCTGCGCCGCATCGAGGCCGCACTCGGACAGGCTGGCGCGGGGCTCGCCGACGTGGTCCGCACCCGCATATACGTGACCGATATTTCACGCTGGCGGGAGGTGGGCGATGTCCACGCCCAGGTTTTCGGCGGAATCCGACCCGCGGCGACCATGGTCGAGGTTTCGGCACTGATCGCACCCGGGCTGCTGGTTGAGATCGAAGCCGACGCCTATGTGGATGCGTGA
- a CDS encoding RNA polymerase sigma factor, with the protein MAATRASQATGEPVKRTATKSPAKAGAKRPAAKTANGAAPAKRATKAAGRSTKAADATNDAEATEPTGPKRSRTAAKAAKAPARDADTFGDELEGAATDPAVPLDAAEDLDDEPDLDVDPVEDLDLEAGLGLDDLEDDVEDDVVAAVVDADLDPTDVGDTDEVESPAVAAPGSAVDDEEEIAEPTEKDKASGDFVWDEDESEALRQARKDAELTASADSVRAYLKQIGKVALLNAEEEVELAKRIEAGLYATQLMAEMAERGEKLPAAQRRDMMWICRDGDRAKNHLLEANLRLVVSLAKRYTGRGMAFLDLIQEGNLGLIRAVEKFDYTKGYKFSTYATWWIRQAITRAMADQARTIRIPVHMVEVINKLGRIQRELLQDLGREPTPEELAKEMDITPEKVLEIQQYAREPISLDQTIGDEGDSQLGDFIEDSEAVVAVDAVSFTLLQDQLQSVLDTLSEREAGVVRLRFGLTDGQPRTLDEIGQVYGVTRERIRQIESKTMSKLRHPSRSQVLRDYLD; encoded by the coding sequence GTGGCAGCGACCAGGGCCAGCCAGGCGACCGGTGAGCCGGTGAAGCGCACCGCCACCAAGTCCCCGGCCAAAGCCGGCGCCAAGCGACCGGCGGCAAAGACAGCCAATGGCGCTGCCCCCGCGAAGCGGGCGACCAAGGCGGCGGGCCGGTCCACAAAAGCCGCCGATGCCACCAACGACGCCGAGGCCACCGAGCCGACTGGCCCGAAGAGAAGCCGTACCGCGGCCAAAGCCGCAAAGGCGCCGGCCCGCGACGCCGACACGTTCGGCGACGAACTTGAAGGCGCGGCCACAGACCCGGCGGTTCCGCTTGATGCCGCCGAAGACCTCGACGATGAGCCAGACCTTGACGTCGACCCCGTCGAGGACCTTGACCTCGAGGCCGGTCTCGGCCTAGACGACCTTGAAGACGACGTGGAGGACGACGTTGTCGCCGCCGTCGTCGACGCCGACCTCGATCCAACCGACGTCGGGGACACCGACGAGGTTGAATCTCCGGCTGTTGCAGCGCCCGGCAGCGCCGTCGATGACGAGGAGGAGATCGCCGAGCCCACCGAGAAGGACAAGGCCTCAGGCGATTTCGTGTGGGACGAGGACGAGTCGGAAGCGTTGCGCCAAGCGCGCAAAGACGCCGAACTCACCGCGTCCGCGGACTCGGTTCGCGCCTACCTCAAGCAAATCGGCAAGGTGGCGCTGCTCAACGCCGAGGAAGAGGTCGAGCTGGCCAAACGGATCGAGGCCGGCCTCTACGCCACGCAGTTGATGGCGGAGATGGCAGAGCGCGGCGAGAAGCTACCCGCCGCGCAACGTCGCGACATGATGTGGATTTGCCGCGACGGCGATCGCGCGAAGAACCATCTGCTGGAGGCCAACCTGCGGCTGGTGGTTTCCCTGGCCAAGCGCTACACCGGGCGCGGGATGGCGTTCCTGGACTTGATCCAGGAGGGCAACCTGGGCTTGATCCGGGCGGTCGAGAAGTTCGACTACACCAAGGGTTACAAGTTCTCCACCTACGCGACCTGGTGGATCCGCCAAGCCATCACCCGCGCCATGGCCGACCAGGCCCGCACCATACGCATCCCGGTACACATGGTCGAGGTGATCAACAAGCTCGGCCGAATCCAGCGTGAGCTCCTCCAGGACCTGGGCCGCGAGCCCACTCCCGAGGAACTCGCCAAAGAGATGGACATCACCCCGGAGAAGGTGCTCGAGATCCAGCAGTACGCCCGGGAGCCGATCTCGCTGGACCAGACCATCGGCGACGAGGGCGACAGCCAGCTGGGCGATTTCATCGAGGACAGCGAAGCGGTGGTAGCCGTGGACGCGGTGTCGTTCACGCTGCTGCAAGACCAGCTGCAGTCGGTCCTGGACACGCTGTCCGAGCGCGAGGCCGGCGTGGTACGGCTGCGCTTCGGCCTCACCGATGGCCAGCCGCGCACCCTCGACGAGATCGGGCAGGTATACGGCGTGACGCGGGAGCGCATCCGGCAGATCGAGTCCAAGACCATGTCGAAATTGCGCCACCCCAGTCGGTCGCAAGTCCTGCGCGACTACCTGGACTGA
- the ppgK gene encoding polyphosphate--glucose phosphotransferase, with protein MTSADPLSPTAAATQQRRGFGIDVGGSGIKGGIVDLDTGQLIGDRIKLLTPQPATPSAVAKTIAEVVHGFGWTGPLGVTYPGVVTHGVAQTAANVDKSWIGTNASEIIGAELGGQQVTVLNDADAAGLAEERYGAGKGNSGLVILLTFGTGIGSAVIHNGKLIPNTEFGHLEVGGKEAEQRAASSVKERKGWSYEKWAKQVTRVLVAIENAMWPDLFIAGGGISRKADKWVHLLGNRTPVVPATLQNAAGIVGAAMASTTDVTH; from the coding sequence ATGACCAGCGCCGACCCCCTGTCCCCCACCGCCGCTGCCACACAACAGCGTCGCGGGTTCGGCATCGATGTCGGTGGCAGCGGCATCAAGGGCGGAATCGTCGACCTGGACACCGGTCAGCTGATCGGGGACCGGATCAAGCTGCTGACTCCCCAACCGGCCACGCCGTCAGCGGTCGCCAAGACCATCGCCGAGGTGGTTCACGGCTTCGGCTGGACCGGCCCACTCGGAGTGACCTATCCCGGCGTGGTCACGCATGGCGTCGCCCAGACCGCGGCCAATGTGGACAAGTCATGGATCGGGACCAACGCCAGCGAAATCATCGGCGCCGAGTTGGGCGGTCAACAGGTGACAGTTCTCAACGACGCCGATGCGGCCGGGCTTGCGGAAGAACGCTATGGAGCCGGCAAGGGCAACTCCGGGCTGGTCATCCTGCTCACTTTCGGAACCGGTATCGGGTCTGCGGTCATCCACAACGGCAAGCTGATACCCAACACGGAGTTCGGGCATCTCGAGGTCGGGGGTAAGGAGGCCGAGCAGCGGGCCGCGTCATCAGTCAAGGAAAGGAAAGGCTGGAGCTACGAAAAGTGGGCCAAGCAGGTGACGCGGGTTCTGGTCGCTATTGAGAACGCGATGTGGCCCGACCTGTTCATCGCCGGCGGCGGCATCAGCCGCAAAGCCGACAAATGGGTGCATCTGCTGGGAAATCGCACCCCTGTGGTGCCGGCAACCCTGCAGAACGCCGCCGGGATAGTTGGTGCAGCAATGGCGTCCACCACGGACGTGACCCACTGA
- a CDS encoding inositol monophosphatase family protein, with translation MTRSDNEPARLRSVAETLAADAAEFVRGRRAEIFGLHPATDSGDAVRTKTTPTDPVTVVDTDTERLLRERLVQLRPGDPILGEEGGGPADSAAAAADAVTWVLDPIDGTVNFVYSIPAYAVSVGAQIGGVSVAGAVADVVGGRVYSAAAGLGAHVTDQHGTRRLRCTDVDNLSMALLGTGFAYSTRRRATQAALLARMLPVVRDVRRIGSAALDLCMVAAGQLDAYYEHGLQVWDRAAGALIAAEAGARVLLPAANAPQGGLVLAAAPGIADELLAVLTRFDALEPIPD, from the coding sequence GTGACACGATCCGATAACGAGCCCGCGCGGCTGCGTTCGGTGGCCGAGACTCTCGCCGCGGATGCGGCCGAGTTCGTGCGTGGTCGGCGCGCCGAGATATTCGGTCTGCATCCGGCCACTGACAGCGGCGACGCGGTGCGGACCAAGACCACCCCGACCGACCCGGTGACCGTCGTCGATACCGATACCGAGCGACTGTTGCGTGAACGGCTGGTTCAGCTTCGGCCCGGTGACCCGATTTTGGGGGAGGAGGGCGGGGGCCCAGCAGACTCGGCGGCCGCGGCGGCCGACGCCGTGACTTGGGTGCTTGACCCCATTGACGGCACCGTGAACTTCGTCTACAGCATTCCGGCCTACGCGGTGTCGGTCGGAGCCCAAATCGGCGGCGTGTCGGTGGCCGGCGCGGTCGCTGATGTCGTCGGCGGCAGGGTGTATTCGGCTGCGGCGGGGCTAGGGGCGCATGTCACCGACCAGCACGGGACTCGCCGGTTGCGCTGCACCGATGTCGATAATTTGTCGATGGCCCTGTTGGGCACCGGCTTCGCGTACTCGACGCGGCGCCGCGCTACCCAGGCGGCGCTGCTGGCCCGGATGCTGCCGGTGGTCCGAGATGTGCGCCGGATCGGTTCTGCGGCCTTGGACTTGTGCATGGTCGCCGCCGGCCAACTGGATGCCTACTACGAGCACGGGCTGCAGGTGTGGGACCGCGCGGCGGGCGCCCTGATAGCAGCCGAGGCGGGAGCCCGGGTGCTATTGCCCGCCGCGAATGCCCCGCAAGGGGGCTTGGTGCTCGCCGCCGCGCCCGGCATTGCCGACGAGCTGTTGGCGGTGCTGACGCGATTCGATGCTCTGGAGCCGATCCCGGACTGA
- the cei gene encoding envelope integrity protein Cei: MVAQITEGTAFDKHGRPFRRRNPRPAIVVVILLAIATAVAWTVALTRPTDVREAATCNPPPQPAGSTAPPRLGEPVSRTEMTDVAPAKLSETKVRVLNASGRGGQAGDIAGAMQDLGFAQPTAANDPVYAGTRLSCQGQIRFGTAGQAAAAAVWLVAPCTELFHDGRADDSVDLVLGTDFTTLAHNDDIDAVLASLRPGATEPTDPTLVAKIHASSC; the protein is encoded by the coding sequence GTGGTCGCACAAATCACCGAGGGCACCGCCTTTGACAAGCACGGTCGGCCATTTCGGCGGCGCAATCCCCGCCCCGCGATTGTCGTCGTGATCCTGCTGGCGATCGCGACGGCGGTGGCGTGGACGGTGGCCCTGACCCGCCCGACGGACGTCCGCGAGGCCGCGACGTGCAACCCCCCGCCACAGCCGGCCGGGTCGACGGCACCGCCCAGGCTCGGTGAGCCGGTGTCGCGAACCGAAATGACCGACGTCGCCCCGGCCAAACTCAGCGAGACCAAAGTGCGCGTCCTCAACGCCAGCGGACGGGGCGGTCAAGCCGGCGACATCGCCGGGGCCATGCAGGATCTCGGTTTCGCCCAGCCGACGGCCGCCAACGACCCGGTGTATGCCGGTACCCGGCTGAGCTGCCAGGGCCAGATCCGGTTCGGCACCGCAGGTCAAGCCGCGGCCGCCGCGGTATGGCTGGTGGCGCCGTGTACCGAGCTATTCCACGACGGCCGTGCCGACGACTCGGTCGACCTCGTCCTCGGCACGGACTTCACCACATTGGCCCACAACGACGACATCGACGCCGTGCTCGCGAGCCTGCGGCCCGGCGCCACCGAGCCGACCGATCCCACGCTCGTGGCCAAGATCCACGCAAGCAGTTGCTGA
- a CDS encoding DUF4193 domain-containing protein produces MPTDYDAPRRTEADDVSEDSLEELKARRNEAASAVVDVDESESAESFELPGADLSGEELSVRVIPKQADEFTCSSCFLVQHRSRLASEKNGVMICTDCAA; encoded by the coding sequence ATGCCTACCGACTATGACGCTCCACGGCGCACCGAGGCCGACGATGTGTCGGAGGATTCGCTGGAAGAGCTGAAAGCTCGACGGAACGAGGCGGCCTCGGCCGTGGTCGACGTGGATGAGTCCGAGTCCGCCGAGTCATTCGAGCTGCCTGGCGCCGACTTGTCCGGTGAAGAGCTGTCGGTGCGTGTTATCCCGAAGCAAGCAGACGAGTTCACCTGCTCGAGCTGCTTCCTGGTGCAACACCGCAGTCGACTGGCCAGCGAGAAGAACGGCGTGATGATCTGTACCGACTGCGCGGCGTGA